The nucleotide window CAAATCTATTCACAAAGTTATTGAAAGGGTACTCAAATGACCGTGGAAAAAAGAGATCTCCTTTATGAAGGAAAGGCGAAAAAAATATTTTCTACAACAACGCCTTCAACACTCATTCAAGAATTTAAAGATAGTCTCACAGCTTTTAATGCACAGAAAAAAGGGTCATTTCAAGGTAAAGGTGAGGTAAACTTAAAAATCACTACCTGCATTTTTAAACACCTGGCATCGTATGGAATACCTACACATTTCATAAGCAACATTGATGCTAAAAACATGGTTGTTGAAAAATTGACGATGATTCCACTTGAAGTTGTAGTGCGTAATCGAGCCGCGGGGTCTTTTAGTACAAGACTCGGAGTGCCTGAAGGCACACGCCTGGATGGGCCTTTTGTAGAATTTTATTATAAAAAAGATGAGCTTGCTGACCCCATTGTTACAGAAGATCATATTTTGGCGCTTAAGCTCTCAACACTTCCAGAAATCAAAATATTAAGAGATCGAGCATTAGAGATTAATATCCATCTTTTGAACATGTTTTCAGAGATTGGAATCGAACTCATCGATTTTAAATTAGAATTTGGTCGTAACAACGAAGGTCGAATTTTACTTGCTGATGAAATAA belongs to Oligoflexia bacterium and includes:
- the purC gene encoding phosphoribosylaminoimidazolesuccinocarboxamide synthase; this encodes MTVEKRDLLYEGKAKKIFSTTTPSTLIQEFKDSLTAFNAQKKGSFQGKGEVNLKITTCIFKHLASYGIPTHFISNIDAKNMVVEKLTMIPLEVVVRNRAAGSFSTRLGVPEGTRLDGPFVEFYYKKDELADPIVTEDHILALKLSTLPEIKILRDRALEINIHLLNMFSEIGIELIDFKLEFGRNNEGRILLADEISPDSCRLWDLKTQEKLDKDRFRRDLGKVEESYNLVCDKLLKKWSH